TTTGTCTGGATATGTCTACAGTGGTCCTGTTGGTTGGCATTTGGGAAGAAGGTCCATACTCTAATATTTGGACATCACATTATCCACCATGTGGTAAGATTTGTCAAAAATACTTTGTATGCACAAAATTTGAATGCATATTGTATTCTCATTGAATATTGATATGCTATATTGTTAAAGAGTAGTTGTCCATTACCTTGCCCCCACGACGTCTTTGCTTGACTTTTAAACCTACAGATGCTGTGCAAATTTTCCAGCTAATCATCCTGGGCCTTACTTTTTTTCTTGGAAGTTGCTTCCACGTCTGCATTAAATATCATCCTTTTTTATAGAAAGTATTATTTGACAACATATATCTAACCGATGCCGTCCAATGTATACGTATGTATATGTCTATGCACAAGTAACCTCTGTAAAATTTGCTCATTTCTGAAATTACTTTTATTAATTGAGACTTGTATACCATCTATAAAGAGTTAGGGTTAATAATTTTGAGTGTGATGTGATTATATGATTGCATGATTTTATTAATGCTGATTTATTTCTAACAATTTCTCAACCAACTAAAATGAATTGGGATTGATAATTTTAAACGTAATTTAATTACATGATTTGGACACAAGGAGAATTTAAATATAACATATATGATGTAAAATTAATATCAAATTGCGACATCTAATAGTACTTATCATTGTAACAATTAGTCTAATTTGCAAGGAATGTAGGAGCAGAGAGACTCAAAATTCTTGAAGGATTATGATCAATCAATCAATCAATGAGGTGGGCACAATTACAATCAATGAGGTGGGCACAATTACAatcaataaataataataataataataataattagaccCTAATGGGGTACATGGCACATGGTTATGAGATGAGATGGACAATTGAGAATGGGATCTTAAATCATAATCCCATGGGACCAGGCGAGGCCAGACCAGACAAGCAACCCTTGTTATGACTTGCACGTGTTAGTGTAGTATTAGACGAACGTTAGCATATGTTTGGAGAGTGGTGTTCACGCCCTTTGCAAGGGGCGTGGAAGGTTTAAACTCTTTTACGCAATTTGAGGAAGAAAATCAGCCAAGGAAAGGAGAAAGCTTTCTATCTGGGATCTTTCTTCTTAACGCGTTGAaacttaaaaagaataaaaattataaaaaaaaaaaaaaagttctctCCGCAATTTTAATTACTAAACAAATAATTGAAGTTTCTGTGGTGATTTTCATTCTATCGAAAAATCAAGAAGCCGAAcctaaaacattaaaaaaaataatttaattatttaatataaaagtATGGTTTAAAAAACAGAAAATAATGAGATTTTCaccatattaatattataattgtctttaaaatttttatgatttaaagttaaagcttttattaaaattgaatgaatcaaataaaattttatgaaaataataaattttaacttaataAAGTTATGatgaattttaaataaaaaggTATATGAATTATCTAagcattaaatttaaataaagaaactaatttattaaaaatagaaTCTGGagcatttaattattttaattaaaaataaaattaatgctAATTTATATGAAGCATCAATAAAAATTGACGGTAAGGAAACAGAGGAGTGGGAAATCCACGTGAATCCAATACATAAAGTTATATACTTTTAATATTCAGGATAAGTAATTTTttgattaattaaaattcaattttattgataattattataaaataatttattataaatacaaTAGGTTAATATGAAAAAATATACCCTTAACACTAAAATAAATGTACatgtataaaatttaatatgaaatattctaatcataaattaaaaaataaataaatatcactATCGAAATACCAAAACATCTTGATTATATGagtttcaattatttttttataatcacTAAATCGTTatcatttgattttttaaaattttatatctaaTATGAAATATACATGTGTAATGCTCGTATAAAtggaaaatcttaataaaattattaaaatattaaattttatcttCAAATATTGTGCGTACATGTAGCTCTGATGGAGATTTACAGTGTGAGAATATGTCCAGATATTGATCCTCTCTAAATACTGTATATATTTATCTTCGACAACAAAAAAATCATAGtcgttttaataataattttcaaaatCCATTTCGGATATAGCTCCTCAATCATTTCCGACAGGCGCATGTAAATATGTAATAACTAATTATCTACTAAGAAATggacatttatatatatatatatatatatacacacacacacataaaagTGTCACTGGACAAGCAGTAGTTGGACGTGCGTCGTCCCAGCGCAGTCCCTGATTTGAACTCTTCCATTGTCACCGCTACCAAAACAGGACCAACGCGTCCAACACCAACGCCACCGTCACCGTCACCGCCGCCTAGGATTTTTAAATTATTCTTCCGCTTCCCCCGTCCCTACAAAGAGCTCTCAGAGCTAAGAGAATATAgaactttatattattatattaaatgccTTTCAGATCCACACACTAGAAAACTATACACCAAAAAGAGAGAATTTGGATCTCTCTCTAATTGCTGCTTCTGAGTCTATAATCCGAGAGAGTTAACTTTACTATGGGAATTGAGAACTTCACTCCCCTGAAGAGAGCTAGCGGTGGCCTACCTTCCACGACAGCCAACGGCAGAGGAGGCCGTGCAACCATGCCGCGCGGCAGGCAGATTCACAAAACCTTCAATAACATCAAGATCACTATCCTCTGTGGCTTCGTCACCATCCTCGTCCTCCGTGGCACCATCGGCATTGGCAATCTCACCAGCTCTGAGGAGGAAGCTATCAACCAGAACCTCATCGAGGAGACTAACCGGATTCTGGCCGAGATCCGCTCCGACAACGACCCTACCGACCCGGATGAGCCGCCCGAGGCCGAGATCAACTCCAATGTCACTTACACGTTAGGCCCCAAACTCTCTAACTGGGACGAGGAACGCAAGGTATGGCTTAGCCAAAACCTCGAGTTCCCTAATTTTGTGAATGGGAGGCCTAGGATTTTGCTTTTGACCGGGTCGCCTCCTAACCCCTGTGATAACCCGATTGGGGATCATTACTTATTAAAAGCTATAAAGAATAAGATCGACTATTGTAGGATTCATGGGATTGAGATTGTTTATAATATGGCTCATTTGGATAAGGAATTAGCTGGGTACTGGGCGAAATTACCCATGATTAGGAGATTGATGCTGTCGCATCCTGAAGTGGAGTGGATTTGGTGGATGGATAGTGATGCAATGTTTACGGATATGGTTTTTGAGATCCCGTTATCCAAGTACGATAAGCGTAATTTGGTGATTCATGGGTATCCTGATTTGTTGTTCGAACAAAAATCATGGATTGCTTTGAACACTGGGAGTTTCTTGTTTAGGAATTGTAAGTGGAGCTTGGATTTGCTTGATGCCTGGGCTCCAATGGGTCCTAAGGGGCCAATAAGGGAGGAGGCTGGCAAGATTTTGACTGCAAATTTGAAGGGGAGGCCAGCATTTGAGGCTGATGATCAGTCAGCTTTGATTTACTTACTTCTTTCACAAAAGGATCAGTGGATGGATAAGGTGTATATTGAGAATCAATATTATTTGCATGGGTATTGGGCAGGTTTGGTGGATAGGTATGAGGAGATGATTGAGAAGCACCATCCAGGATTGGGTGATGAGAGGTGGCCTTTTGTGACTCATTTTGTTGGTTGCAAGCCTTGTGGGAGCTATGGGGATTATCCTGTTGAGCAGTGCTTGAGAAGCATGGAAAGGGCTTTCAATTTCGCTGATAACCAGGTGCTTAAGTTATACGGTTTTGGGCATAGGGGACTATTGAGCCCCAAGATCAAGAGGATCAGGAATGAGACAGTGACTCCATTGGAGTATGTAGACCAGTTTGATATTCGCCATTCAGTACATGGAAACAGCAGGTCGGGGAGCTAGTGAGTGAAATATGTTCACTGTGTCATAATTTGTAGGCAATGTAATTCCTCAGTTGAAGGCAGATATAAATTTGATAGCAATCTACATTTAAGTAAGTTTTTCCTTGCTATGTTGTCTTGGTTATGCTTCTGAGATAAAAAAGGATAGAATTCTTTTATTGGCATCAACTTTGTCTTCCTTCTTGTTCGAGTAATCAATGAAGGAAATTTATAAACAAGAGCTACAGTATGGTTGTCCTCCTTCGTTTCTCTTCTTATTTGGGTAATGACttgtttattttcctttgtactcATTCTTCTGGAATGTAAATGATAAGAATATTGTGTACGATTATAGAAAATTGCAGTCGGGAGAAAATTTGAAATCCTCAGTTTGTCATTCAAATTATTGATTTGGATGAGAGTGTTTTATTTATGTGATTAACTTTATgctatttttgaaaaaaatcatATAGATGTTCTGAAATTTTCCACATTGCACCTTAGATGGATGATTGCATCTGACATGCAGCGCTATTGATCTTTCTTTGTTTGCCTTAATTCAATTCTCTTATTGTCCATGTTGGTTATGATTCTAGCATGCTTAGCCTTGCTAATGTAGTTTGCGAAAAGACATCTTGCTTCAGCAAGCAGTGCTTACTGCTGACCCCTTGGATTGGAATTTTGGAAGTCATGAATGTTCATATTGCCTGTTTCTTAAAGAGAGTGATGAGGAAAGATGAAAGCATACTTTATCATATGGGAAATTATTTGCACTCATAAATAGTATATAGTATATATACAGTTCATCTTTGATAAAAATTTATTACCCCTGTATGTAGATCTGAATGTAAATAATGTATAGTGCGCACTGAATAAATCCTCTCTAATAGGATTTTTCCGATTTAAACACAATTCACCGTAAACTTAAAACACAGTATATGTGTTTAGATCCTTATATTTAATAAACGAATTCTACGTATTTGTGTTTTGAATATACAGTAGactgaatttaaataaaaatttttctttaattatttcattaaaatacaaagtatttcaatatttaaaaaacaaaaattatataaaaaatataaaacttaaatttaaaagctcataattaaaaaattatataaaaaatattaaaatcaaatttaaaaccTCACagtcataaaaattatatataaaaaaatattaaactcaAATTTAAACCTCATAAAAACGATCCTAATGACACAAGTCTCAGCTATGTACGTTGCCACTATATCATGTAGAGTTCTTGTAATTAACGGAAGGGCTCATTTACGGAATCATCTTTCTGTGGTCATAGGATCCACAATCACGTGGATCAAAGAATGCTGattataaattttgatatcttATGGAGCATTCAATTTACAAATAcaaattttattattgcaccctGCAGCCCTGTTCTGCCGCTCTAAGATATACCAATCCTCGTTTTATCCTCTGCAAAATAAATCCGAAAGAAAAATGATCAGCGTAATAGGATCCTTGAGATCATTTGACAGATCAAAGAGAATTTTATCCATCAATTCCAGTATCAAGAAAAAGCTTGGGAAAACGTGGCTTTAAAATGCCACATAAGAAATCACTGGAAGTAAATAACTTGATGCACTACTACCAGGCAAGGAACATTTTCCAGGCATTCATCACCAAAGCATTTCGTTACTTTATTTGTCTTACCATCGGGCATCACATAAGTAACATCATCTAAATAGTACCAAACTATCAAGGAGACTAGGAAAAATGTGTTAAGTTCTAAGCTTCATTTGTTTAGTGGAAAATAACTTAtgcatggaaaatatttttcatgaaaaattattttttaagaaaatattttctattgtttGATTGCAATATTAAACTAATGGTATGTATAGCATATAGTTATACATTTTAATAAAACTGTTAAATTTAGAAAATGACTTTCTCTTTTAGAAAGAGAAagctatttttttaaaaatggctTTGTTAACCCTAAACActagaaaatgtgaaaaatattttctataaaaatatttttctcataacaaacaGAGCCCTAATATGTATACCTCTTCTGTATCCTTTATGCGCAGGAGCTCCAGTTTTTCATAAGGCTTCCTGTCTGATAATGTAGCAAGCTGCAGCCAAGCATAATCATAATTAGAAAGTACAGTAAACCATGTTTTACTTCCTCATTTTTCTTGTGAATAATAATCAATACCCAGAAACTGAAGCGCTCTGGATCCAGTGGTGTGGGCATCATCACTTCTACGTTGTATGGTTTCTCAAG
Above is a genomic segment from Hevea brasiliensis isolate MT/VB/25A 57/8 chromosome 17, ASM3005281v1, whole genome shotgun sequence containing:
- the LOC131175330 gene encoding probable xyloglucan 6-xylosyltransferase 5, giving the protein MGIENFTPLKRASGGLPSTTANGRGGRATMPRGRQIHKTFNNIKITILCGFVTILVLRGTIGIGNLTSSEEEAINQNLIEETNRILAEIRSDNDPTDPDEPPEAEINSNVTYTLGPKLSNWDEERKVWLSQNLEFPNFVNGRPRILLLTGSPPNPCDNPIGDHYLLKAIKNKIDYCRIHGIEIVYNMAHLDKELAGYWAKLPMIRRLMLSHPEVEWIWWMDSDAMFTDMVFEIPLSKYDKRNLVIHGYPDLLFEQKSWIALNTGSFLFRNCKWSLDLLDAWAPMGPKGPIREEAGKILTANLKGRPAFEADDQSALIYLLLSQKDQWMDKVYIENQYYLHGYWAGLVDRYEEMIEKHHPGLGDERWPFVTHFVGCKPCGSYGDYPVEQCLRSMERAFNFADNQVLKLYGFGHRGLLSPKIKRIRNETVTPLEYVDQFDIRHSVHGNSRSGS